One region of Serinus canaria isolate serCan28SL12 chromosome 25, serCan2020, whole genome shotgun sequence genomic DNA includes:
- the LOC108964114 gene encoding olfactory receptor 14J1 yields MSNSSSISHFLLLALADTRQLQLLHFCLLLAISLPALLGNGLIISAVACGHHLHTPMFFFLLNLALTDLGSICTTVPKAMHNSLWDTRTISYTGCAAQLFFFLFFLSAEFCLLTIMCYDRYVSICKPLHYGTLLGSRACAHMAAAAWTSGFFNALMHTAQTFSLPLCHGNALGQFFCEIPQILKLSCLDSSSIREVGLIAVSACLAIGCFVFIVFSYVQIFRAVLRIPSEQGRHKAFSTCLPHLAVISLFLSTGMFVQLKPPSISSPSLDLALSVLYSLVPPALNPLIYSLRNQELKAALWRLMTAWFKEH; encoded by the coding sequence atgtccaacagcagctccatcagccacttcctcctgctggcactggcagacacgcggcagctgcagctcctgcacttctgcctcttgctggccatctccctgcctgccctcctgggcaacggcctcatcatcagcgccgtagcctgcggccaccacctgcacacgcccatgttcttcttcctgctcaacctggccctcactgacctgggctccatctgcaccactgtccccaaagccatgcacaattccctctgggacaccaggaccatctcctacacaggatgtgctgcacagctctttttcttcctattcttcctctcagcagagttttgcctcctgaccatcatgtgctacgaccgctacgtgtccatctgcaaacccctgcactacgggaccctcctgggcagcagagcttgtgcccacatggcagcagctgcctggacCAGTGGCTTTTTCAATGCTCTCATGCACACAGCCCAAActttttccctgcccctgtgccatggcaatgccctgggccagttcttctgtgaaatcccacAGATCCTCAAGCTCTCCTGCTTAGACTCCAGCTCCATCAGGGAAGTtgggctcattgctgtcagtgcttgTTTAGCAAttggttgttttgtgttcattgttttctcttatgtgcagatcttcagggctgtactgaggatcccctctgagcagggacggcacaaagccttttccacctgcctccctcacctggctgtgaTCTCCCTTTTTCTCAGCACGGGCATGTTTGTTCAGCTGAAGcccccctccatctcctccccatccctggatctggccctgtcagttctgtactcgctggtgcctccagccctgaaccccctcatctacagcctgaggaaccaggagctcaaggctgcaCTGTGGAGACTGATGACTGCATGGTTTAAGGAACATTAA